One stretch of Alcaligenes faecalis DNA includes these proteins:
- a CDS encoding AAA family ATPase, giving the protein MDFASTPQAKQTDTRTAMLYLICGKIAAGKSTFAKQLSEQPETVLISEDFWLASLYPGQIASLEDYARCSAQLRAAMAPHIAALLQAGVSVVLDFPSNTLATRAWARELIEKSGAAHELHYLDVADELCKARLHARNASGEHPFETTEAQFDLFSRYFVAPQESEGFQIIHHQITE; this is encoded by the coding sequence ATGGATTTTGCTTCTACGCCCCAAGCCAAACAGACAGACACAAGAACAGCGATGCTCTATCTGATTTGCGGCAAGATTGCGGCAGGCAAATCCACTTTCGCCAAGCAACTGTCCGAGCAGCCCGAGACCGTACTGATCAGCGAGGACTTTTGGCTGGCCAGCCTGTATCCCGGCCAAATTGCGTCTTTGGAAGATTACGCCCGTTGTTCAGCGCAATTGCGAGCCGCCATGGCACCGCATATCGCTGCTTTGCTGCAAGCTGGAGTATCTGTGGTGCTGGATTTTCCATCCAATACATTGGCAACACGTGCTTGGGCGCGGGAACTGATTGAAAAGTCGGGTGCAGCTCATGAACTGCATTATCTGGATGTGGCTGATGAGTTGTGCAAGGCGCGCTTGCATGCCCGTAATGCCAGTGGTGAGCATCCCTTTGAAACGACGGAAGCGCAGTTTGATTTGTTCAGCCGTTATTTTGTGGCGCCTCAAGAGTCAGAGGGCTTTCAGATCATTCATCATCAGATCACGGAATAA
- the rng gene encoding ribonuclease G codes for MHEDILINVTPFETRVALVEQGAVQEIHIERSIQRGYVGNVYLGKVARVLPGMQSAFIDIGLERAAFIHVADLRQNRAERNQGSPTTPIEKLLYEGQSLLVQVIKDPLGTKGARVSTQISIAGRMLVYLPFDPHIGVSQRIGSDADRIELRERVSRLMPKDEKGGFIVRTQAECATDEEISADQQYLRTLWTRIQERIREQGAPSVLYTDLSLAQRVLRDMVTPNTQSIIVDSRTVVQEMKEWAQIYTPSVLERISHHKGSRALFDTAHVDEEINRALSRRVDLKSGGYLIIDQTEALTTVDVNTGGFVGGRNFDDTIFKTNLEAAIALARQLRLRNLGGIIILDFIDMDDPAHRESVLQELQKALAKDRTRVTINGFSQLGLVEMTRKRTRDSLAHQLCEPCPTCQSRGSVRTARTVCYEILREVLREAKQFNPKEFRILAAQEVVDLFLEEESQHLAVAGDFIGKPISLEVDPHYSQEQYDIILL; via the coding sequence ATGCATGAAGACATCCTGATTAACGTCACTCCGTTTGAAACCCGTGTTGCCCTGGTCGAGCAAGGTGCAGTCCAGGAAATTCATATCGAGCGCAGCATCCAACGCGGCTATGTGGGGAACGTCTATCTGGGAAAGGTGGCTCGGGTTTTGCCCGGCATGCAAAGTGCCTTTATTGATATAGGCCTGGAGCGCGCCGCCTTCATCCATGTCGCAGACTTGCGCCAGAATCGCGCCGAGCGCAATCAGGGCAGTCCGACCACGCCTATCGAGAAGCTCTTGTACGAAGGTCAGTCTCTATTAGTACAAGTCATCAAAGATCCTTTGGGCACCAAGGGCGCTCGTGTCTCGACACAGATCAGCATTGCAGGCCGCATGCTGGTGTATCTGCCCTTTGATCCTCATATTGGTGTGTCGCAACGTATTGGTTCGGATGCAGACCGGATCGAGCTGCGCGAACGTGTCAGCCGCCTGATGCCCAAGGACGAGAAAGGCGGTTTTATCGTACGGACTCAGGCCGAATGCGCAACGGATGAAGAGATCAGTGCGGACCAGCAGTATCTGCGCACTTTGTGGACACGTATTCAGGAGCGCATCCGCGAGCAAGGCGCCCCCTCTGTTCTTTATACGGACTTGAGCCTGGCACAACGTGTTTTGCGCGATATGGTCACGCCAAACACCCAATCCATCATCGTGGACTCGCGCACCGTGGTACAGGAGATGAAGGAATGGGCGCAGATTTATACGCCTTCCGTGTTGGAGCGTATCAGTCACCACAAAGGCAGCCGCGCTCTGTTTGATACAGCCCATGTGGATGAAGAAATCAACCGCGCCCTGTCGCGTCGGGTGGATTTGAAATCCGGTGGCTATTTGATTATCGATCAGACCGAAGCGTTGACCACAGTAGACGTGAATACCGGCGGTTTCGTCGGTGGCCGCAACTTTGACGACACGATATTCAAGACGAACCTGGAAGCAGCCATTGCCCTGGCCCGCCAACTGCGTCTACGCAATCTGGGCGGCATCATCATTCTGGACTTTATTGATATGGACGACCCCGCTCACCGGGAGTCTGTCTTGCAGGAGCTGCAAAAAGCGCTGGCCAAAGACCGCACTCGCGTGACGATCAATGGCTTTAGTCAATTAGGTCTGGTGGAGATGACACGCAAACGTACACGTGATTCTTTAGCGCACCAACTGTGTGAGCCTTGCCCCACTTGCCAGTCCCGTGGCTCCGTACGTACGGCCCGCACTGTCTGCTATGAAATCCTGCGCGAAGTACTGCGCGAGGCCAAGCAGTTCAATCCAAAAGAATTTCGCATTCTGGCGGCGCAAGAAGTGGTGGATCTTTTTCTGGAAGAAGAAAGCCAGCATCTGGCCGTGGCAGGAGACTTTATCGGCAAGCCTATCTCTTTAGAGGTAGACCCGCACTACTCCCAGGAACAGTACGACATTATCTTGCTGTAA